A window from Candidatus Zixiibacteriota bacterium encodes these proteins:
- a CDS encoding T9SS type A sorting domain-containing protein, with protein MIRSRCQNILFITIGLILLALPAFAGDGALPSVDGGTPPGGNGTAVMPTSLVAQSHGRQIGDTVVIDGTGFDAGETVSIKISHGDNPANTGPEYDSFEITAAPDGTVRADWVISNPETVWQPLLFTATGASSSQSASTLLSEIGSRITIISIPEVIVRDSTFEVSVSLEEDCCDSCMTPLPGRLVEFYIHEEPCGVPIGGTPAATAITDANGIATASLIHYDVGEFTLGVKYWGEDQPTEQEPPNSACFPEERVKILASIDCTYLEIIHHPVLISCPPGHLGEFFVCAGETVCMPTDLFHEGAGGLVFSLSPDSPGTIDPVTGEICLTPDTSGIYGVLVIATDSIGQTDDCNAEFTIEMNSAPAVTLGDDLLLGPCYPQQICLPVDVLDVDQNIVNLSANIGTLGEGEVCIDIEEAGVYELIVEVVDECGETDTDTLVITADQGELPYVDLGEDFDRFLCGPDQVCIDVSTIEVYQSLTTSLGTFDLETGQVCVDVNQDGSYEVIVAVTDTCGQTVTDTVVFSITLNQAPSVIASADTTVYPCYPKSICLPVSIEDADGNIVEISSSLGTVSEGSLCLDIPQAGSYEVIIEATDECGETDADTVVITADPGETPFVTLPDDFDTLLCGDETICVDVATIAGYASVTTSLGTYDPTTGQVCFTPQSADLYRLVVEVTDTCGNSASDEINIRVSMNKPPTISAVSDTSFYLCFPQAICLPVNIDDPDNNIVGVSTSLGYYDNGLVCFTPYSSGTYEIAVTVTDECGESASTTINLTIMTDQDIAIECPNDTSLSVCVKDTVCIPLAGIPESEYVTVDIWGLNAWYDQANHAVCFYTECSNQSSIEIMVNTPCSTYTCEFDVQVECNVDPLVLLPPDTTMMLCDSDSICLPVGISDPNNNLAEISVEGGTYDPTTGLVCFFADTAGTYKITVIAFDDCGAEAWDIVYVTVDFNSAPVCNVPADTSIFYCGTMDISLPVSGTDVDGNLTGCTIKSGPGQLVDGLWTYTPTGDETVTVTIECTDECGAACESSFTVSFDKNQPPAVACVDFLEPVFVCDLNNEICVNGFGAIDEDGNLDTMWVTVNGVDYPVVDNGICFVPTEGSNNMILYAVDDCGDTSWCDAVVEVIVNSAPTCLLPDDTTLFICDQVELCFDLVAEDIDGNLSGWELISGPGAINGDQWCYDATTSETVTVTVRGLDSCGAYCEKTFTATIQANRAPEVVCPEFPDPIFVCDLSEICLDGFVASDPDGNLDSVVVTVNAIVVPSDQGRICFTPQEGPNHITFSALDSCGAVSRCETMVVVALNSQPTCIVPDDTTIFLCDLTEITLPVTAADIDGNLVACTIVDGPGQIVNGMWTYTPGGDETVTVTVQCTDECGATCESSFTVDFSLNKPPVVACGDFFEPMFLCELEEICLNAFGAIDPDDNLESVWVTVNGADYPVVEGSICFVPVEGTNLMTLYAVDACGDTSACGTSVDIVLNTAPTCLMPTDTTLWNCGPVQLCLPLMAEDTDGNFSGWELISGPGSIVDSSWCYTPQGTETVSVVARALDSCGAYCDQTFSVTFDLNSPPELTCPDDTTIAACNNSVICIGDFLVVDPDDNLETVTATLNGQPITMTGATICFTPIDGDNVLSVTAIDACGAEASCETNVTVNINEPPVCYPPNDTAIALCEPEEICLPVSAFDPDGNFDHCEVVSGVGEIVDGYWCFTPDKAIGGVITIRCFDSCGAYCETEFTVDIELNEPPIIYDRGIAAALCEIGQVREVGAIGFDPDGDPLTFILLDGPGTINSETGLITYYPDTSGVYTFEVAAYDTCAGDTGFVWDTISINTPPELITFDSTIQVCGIAQEICFDVIGSDPDGDVITITQESGPGVFTILTDSSGQTCFMPEDVDSATYVFTYCVTDPCTGAKITSEICPECPPCIPDTIRITVLRNRPPVVVCPDPQRFSICEPETLCFDFNPGDPELQQLSVNILSGNAVYDNGSICFDAVGSDQFDIVIEVVDDCDASDTCIVPVTIEGNYAPVVSSADDFEKFLCEPSEICFDVAVSDIDQDIATITTSFGTYNPDTDQLCFYADTAGSYIIIVTATDSCGASTSDTTTVTVELNEAPYVDAGDDFEIGLCGLTQVCFDLTVGDPDGNLVTILSSMGTYDPLTGQVCFDVEYDGTYELIIEATDECDVTAVDTVHVTVTSGAPPFVDLGADLDLGQCEPREVCVDVNTIDVFQSLTTTLGVYNETTSQICFTPEGGGEYTMIVTVVDSCDQMAADTVNILVGTNRPPIATGMPDSTVYLCYPQTICLPIEISDPDGNIQSINVTGGSYNDGQVCFTPYDSGTFEIIATVTDSCGETDADTAYVTIRTDQGIQIVCPNDTTIFTCVGDTFCLPIGGIPEIAEVNVTGINTWFDEELQSICFYSECGNTNNVTVEVTTPCGSHSCSFTVVIECNHDPLVLLPPDTTMMFCGSSEVCVPVGVYDPDGNLVDVTVEGGLYDPLHGQVCFNADTAGEYTIVVTAIDECGELDSDSINVTIEFNTPPVIIYEWADSVIATCVPEVCVPISFGDAEDNLVEVLTDVGYYDESTGEICFVAETSGQYCVSVIAIDDCDLADTLNACVTVDIGEYVQITCPEDTVQAEPICGPETVCVPLDIIGNNYTITTSFGSYAEGELCFQADTAGIYEITVIGTADCNSDTCDILVKVIIPDEATIACPADTAQLFCGPDTLCFDFTVSAATTSVAVSEPAYLSEGMVCVPVLEPGTIEVTMIASSNCNADTCAFTVTATFNSPPSVVTGPDTTLTVCEPYEVCIPFTADDPDDNIIEISSTHGDIIDNEVCFTPDGFGIHEVIVSVRDACGEAAYDTTFVNVLSGGSPLIVCPPTTVFDTLCGPDSICITMPISPANAEVTISPNGSYNPQTGAICVYIDQTGLYSIMVTAEAQCGIDTCVFDLDVQIPEAPVVSCPSNVDTLLCLTEPVELCYPVSATGTDITISVSSPAVYSNGQVCLPIEEPGTHEVTVIATGRCEADTCTTTINVTADQPPELFLPQETLTFDRCIDDTTLICIDGIYATDLEGGFTLSQVCGPGDFELVTDDSGRVCFLPDAFGLIEFCFEVDDGCNITDGSFWVDIQELPDCDVCVRMSLNSHECTPVGLIKTVDLMIEAREYLGGFDVLLAYDASVMAFTFATIEGSAVDGWEYFEYRIGAADCGQSCPSGLIRFVGIADINNGPHHPPPDSRLPHGVLVEMQYQVANDQNLGDQFLPINFAWYSCADNAFSDTSGNDLFVDVRILNAEGGMIWDELDDVNYPEESRPFGLGTRDECFGGGKVDPIRCVEFINGGICVIHPDSIDDRGDINLNGVPYEIADAVVFSNYFIHGLVVFVENLAGQIAATDVNADGVTLSVADLVLLIRVIVGDADPIPKLNPYPEDLIVSTEALDGRLNISTDAVSNIGAAYFVFDVEPGTEIEQPSLAGAADDMDLLYTVVDGELRVLIYNLGTNRIEAGEHSLIEIPFSGEAGPILKSQEIVDYHGRPYNCVGKGGALPTDFGLSQNYPNPFNPATTISFSTPQATAWTLRIYNVTGALVRSFEGQANAGHQSVTWDGLDSHGSASASGVYFYRLDAGSFNDTKKMILLK; from the coding sequence ATGATACGATCGAGGTGTCAGAACATACTGTTCATAACGATCGGTTTGATCTTACTTGCACTGCCGGCCTTTGCCGGTGATGGAGCCCTTCCCTCTGTTGATGGCGGCACGCCTCCCGGCGGCAATGGTACGGCCGTCATGCCGACCAGTCTGGTGGCACAGTCCCACGGTCGACAGATCGGCGATACAGTTGTCATAGACGGAACCGGTTTTGACGCCGGTGAAACTGTCTCCATAAAGATATCCCACGGAGACAATCCCGCCAACACAGGGCCGGAGTACGACTCGTTTGAAATAACTGCCGCTCCGGACGGTACGGTAAGAGCGGATTGGGTGATCAGTAACCCTGAGACTGTCTGGCAACCGCTGCTGTTCACAGCTACCGGGGCCAGTTCCAGCCAGTCGGCCAGCACGCTGCTGTCTGAGATCGGTTCAAGGATCACAATCATATCCATACCTGAAGTCATTGTACGAGATTCCACATTCGAAGTATCGGTGTCGCTGGAAGAGGATTGCTGCGACAGTTGTATGACTCCCTTGCCGGGCCGATTGGTAGAGTTCTATATTCACGAGGAACCGTGCGGCGTACCTATCGGCGGCACCCCCGCAGCGACAGCCATCACTGATGCCAACGGCATCGCCACAGCCAGTTTGATTCACTATGATGTCGGAGAGTTTACTTTAGGCGTCAAGTATTGGGGCGAGGACCAGCCGACTGAACAGGAGCCGCCAAACTCTGCCTGTTTCCCTGAAGAGCGGGTGAAAATCCTGGCTTCGATTGACTGCACCTATTTGGAGATTATCCACCATCCGGTTTTGATATCATGCCCACCCGGTCACCTGGGTGAGTTCTTTGTTTGTGCCGGTGAGACCGTTTGTATGCCCACCGACTTGTTCCATGAAGGCGCGGGCGGGTTGGTGTTTTCGCTCAGCCCGGACAGTCCGGGTACAATCGATCCGGTGACCGGAGAAATCTGCCTGACCCCGGACACTTCAGGTATCTACGGTGTCCTGGTAATCGCCACCGACTCTATCGGCCAGACCGATGATTGCAACGCCGAATTTACAATTGAGATGAATAGCGCGCCTGCTGTTACCCTTGGCGATGACCTGCTGTTGGGTCCCTGCTATCCGCAACAGATTTGCCTCCCGGTGGATGTTCTGGATGTTGACCAGAACATTGTCAACCTGTCTGCCAATATTGGAACGCTTGGTGAAGGCGAAGTCTGTATCGATATCGAAGAGGCCGGCGTGTACGAATTAATCGTTGAGGTGGTCGATGAATGCGGCGAGACCGACACCGACACGCTGGTTATCACGGCCGACCAGGGTGAGCTTCCATACGTTGACCTGGGCGAGGATTTCGACAGGTTCCTCTGCGGACCGGATCAGGTCTGTATCGATGTAAGTACTATAGAAGTCTATCAGTCTCTTACCACCAGTCTCGGCACCTTTGATTTGGAAACGGGTCAGGTTTGTGTCGATGTTAATCAAGACGGTTCTTATGAAGTGATTGTCGCGGTCACGGATACCTGTGGACAGACCGTGACCGACACGGTTGTCTTCAGTATTACCCTCAACCAGGCGCCCAGTGTAATCGCTTCGGCTGATACGACTGTATACCCTTGCTACCCCAAGTCGATTTGTTTGCCGGTTTCGATAGAGGATGCCGATGGGAATATTGTCGAAATCAGTTCAAGTCTTGGCACTGTCAGTGAGGGATCTCTCTGTCTCGACATCCCGCAGGCGGGATCATACGAAGTTATTATAGAGGCCACCGACGAGTGCGGCGAAACCGATGCCGACACCGTTGTCATAACCGCCGATCCCGGCGAGACACCCTTTGTAACTCTGCCGGACGATTTCGACACGCTGCTCTGCGGCGACGAGACGATTTGTGTCGATGTCGCTACCATAGCCGGCTACGCTTCTGTGACGACCAGTCTTGGCACCTACGACCCGACCACCGGTCAGGTTTGCTTCACCCCCCAGAGCGCCGACCTGTATCGCCTGGTCGTCGAGGTCACCGACACTTGCGGCAACTCAGCCTCCGACGAGATCAACATTCGGGTCTCAATGAACAAGCCGCCGACGATATCGGCGGTGTCGGATACTTCTTTCTACCTCTGTTTCCCGCAAGCGATATGTCTGCCGGTGAACATCGATGACCCCGATAACAATATTGTCGGTGTTTCCACCAGCCTGGGCTATTACGATAACGGCCTGGTCTGTTTCACGCCGTATTCCAGCGGCACATACGAAATCGCTGTGACCGTTACCGACGAATGTGGCGAAAGTGCCTCGACCACGATCAACCTGACCATCATGACCGATCAGGACATCGCTATCGAGTGTCCCAATGACACATCGTTGTCCGTATGCGTAAAAGACACCGTCTGCATACCACTGGCCGGGATACCCGAGTCTGAATATGTCACTGTCGATATATGGGGCCTTAACGCCTGGTATGATCAGGCTAATCACGCCGTTTGTTTCTATACCGAATGTTCCAACCAGAGCTCGATTGAGATCATGGTCAACACACCGTGCAGCACCTACACCTGCGAATTCGATGTCCAGGTGGAATGCAATGTTGACCCGCTGGTGCTGCTGCCGCCTGATACTACCATGATGCTCTGCGACTCCGACAGCATCTGCCTGCCGGTCGGAATAAGCGACCCGAATAACAATCTGGCCGAAATCTCGGTCGAGGGCGGCACGTATGATCCGACAACCGGACTCGTCTGTTTCTTTGCCGATACTGCCGGTACCTACAAAATCACGGTGATCGCCTTTGACGATTGCGGCGCCGAAGCCTGGGATATTGTCTACGTGACGGTCGACTTCAACTCGGCTCCCGTCTGCAACGTCCCCGCCGATACGAGCATCTTCTACTGTGGCACCATGGATATTTCGCTGCCGGTGTCGGGCACGGACGTCGACGGTAATTTGACCGGCTGCACGATCAAGAGCGGCCCCGGACAGCTTGTCGACGGCCTGTGGACCTACACGCCAACCGGTGACGAGACTGTTACCGTAACCATAGAATGCACCGACGAGTGCGGCGCCGCTTGTGAGAGTTCATTCACCGTAAGTTTCGACAAAAACCAGCCGCCGGCGGTGGCCTGTGTTGATTTTCTCGAACCGGTTTTCGTCTGTGATCTGAATAACGAAATCTGTGTCAATGGTTTCGGCGCAATCGACGAGGACGGTAACCTCGACACTATGTGGGTGACTGTCAACGGCGTCGATTACCCAGTCGTGGACAACGGCATCTGCTTCGTACCGACCGAAGGCAGTAACAACATGATTCTGTACGCCGTTGACGATTGCGGCGATACCAGTTGGTGCGACGCTGTGGTCGAGGTTATTGTCAACAGTGCACCGACCTGCCTGCTGCCCGACGATACGACCCTGTTCATTTGTGACCAGGTGGAGCTATGTTTTGATCTGGTAGCGGAAGATATTGACGGCAACCTCTCAGGCTGGGAACTGATCTCCGGTCCCGGCGCTATCAACGGCGACCAGTGGTGCTACGATGCTACGACATCGGAAACTGTCACAGTGACGGTCCGTGGCTTGGATTCCTGCGGTGCCTATTGCGAAAAGACATTTACCGCAACTATCCAGGCCAACCGGGCGCCCGAGGTTGTTTGCCCGGAGTTCCCCGATCCGATATTCGTGTGTGATCTGTCCGAGATATGTCTGGACGGCTTTGTGGCGTCCGATCCCGATGGCAACCTGGATTCGGTGGTCGTGACTGTAAACGCTATAGTGGTACCCTCCGACCAGGGGCGGATTTGCTTCACTCCTCAGGAAGGACCGAACCACATCACGTTTTCCGCGCTCGATTCCTGTGGGGCGGTGTCCCGATGCGAGACAATGGTGGTGGTTGCGCTCAATAGCCAGCCTACATGCATTGTCCCCGATGATACGACAATCTTCCTGTGTGATCTGACCGAGATCACACTACCGGTCACCGCCGCCGACATCGACGGCAACCTGGTCGCTTGCACGATTGTTGACGGACCCGGTCAGATTGTGAACGGTATGTGGACCTACACACCCGGCGGTGATGAGACTGTTACCGTGACCGTACAATGCACCGACGAATGCGGCGCTACTTGCGAGAGTTCGTTCACTGTCGATTTCTCACTGAACAAGCCGCCGGTCGTCGCTTGCGGAGATTTCTTTGAACCTATGTTCCTCTGCGAACTTGAGGAAATCTGTCTCAACGCTTTCGGAGCCATCGATCCCGACGACAACCTTGAATCGGTGTGGGTCACTGTTAACGGTGCCGATTATCCGGTGGTTGAAGGCAGTATCTGCTTTGTGCCGGTCGAAGGCACCAACCTGATGACCCTGTACGCGGTCGATGCTTGTGGCGACACCTCCGCTTGTGGCACTTCGGTTGACATCGTGTTGAATACGGCGCCGACCTGCCTGATGCCCACCGACACCACTCTTTGGAATTGCGGACCGGTGCAACTCTGTCTACCGTTGATGGCCGAAGATACCGATGGTAACTTCTCTGGTTGGGAGTTGATCTCAGGTCCCGGCAGCATTGTCGATAGTTCCTGGTGCTACACTCCTCAGGGTACGGAAACCGTCAGCGTTGTCGCTCGCGCTCTTGACTCATGCGGCGCCTATTGTGACCAGACGTTTTCGGTAACATTCGACCTCAATTCGCCGCCTGAGTTAACGTGTCCCGATGACACTACAATAGCTGCCTGTAACAACAGCGTGATCTGCATCGGTGATTTCCTAGTCGTCGACCCTGATGACAACCTGGAGACGGTCACGGCCACCCTCAACGGCCAGCCGATTACCATGACCGGCGCGACTATCTGTTTCACACCGATAGACGGCGACAACGTATTATCGGTCACGGCCATCGATGCCTGTGGCGCCGAGGCCAGTTGCGAAACAAATGTTACTGTCAACATCAACGAGCCTCCTGTCTGTTATCCGCCAAATGACACGGCTATTGCTCTTTGTGAACCTGAAGAAATCTGTCTTCCGGTATCGGCGTTCGATCCTGACGGCAATTTCGATCATTGCGAAGTAGTCTCCGGAGTTGGGGAAATCGTCGACGGCTATTGGTGTTTCACGCCCGACAAAGCGATCGGCGGAGTGATCACGATTCGTTGCTTCGATAGTTGCGGCGCTTACTGTGAGACCGAGTTTACGGTTGATATCGAACTTAACGAACCACCGATTATATATGACCGCGGGATTGCAGCGGCTTTGTGCGAGATTGGCCAGGTCCGTGAAGTAGGCGCTATCGGCTTCGATCCCGACGGTGACCCGTTGACCTTCATCCTGCTTGATGGACCGGGTACTATAAACTCAGAGACCGGCTTGATCACCTATTACCCCGACACTTCCGGCGTCTACACATTTGAGGTGGCCGCCTACGACACTTGCGCGGGCGATACCGGTTTCGTCTGGGATACTATCAGTATCAACACGCCGCCAGAACTGATCACATTTGATTCCACCATTCAGGTGTGCGGCATTGCCCAGGAAATCTGTTTCGACGTTATCGGCAGCGATCCTGATGGTGATGTGATCACAATTACTCAGGAATCCGGCCCGGGCGTCTTTACGATTCTAACCGACAGTTCCGGGCAGACTTGTTTTATGCCTGAAGATGTCGACAGCGCCACTTACGTCTTCACCTATTGTGTAACCGATCCTTGTACCGGTGCGAAAATCACCAGCGAGATCTGTCCCGAGTGTCCGCCCTGCATACCGGACACTATCAGGATTACGGTGCTGCGCAATCGCCCCCCGGTGGTCGTATGTCCCGACCCGCAGCGGTTCTCCATCTGTGAACCGGAGACGCTCTGTTTCGATTTCAACCCCGGCGATCCGGAACTACAGCAACTGTCGGTGAACATTCTTTCCGGCAACGCCGTCTATGACAACGGCAGCATCTGTTTCGACGCCGTAGGTTCCGATCAGTTCGATATCGTTATAGAAGTTGTCGATGATTGCGATGCCAGCGACACCTGTATAGTCCCGGTGACAATCGAAGGCAACTATGCACCGGTCGTTTCATCGGCCGATGATTTCGAGAAGTTCCTGTGTGAGCCGTCGGAGATTTGTTTCGATGTTGCCGTCTCGGATATTGATCAGGACATTGCTACGATTACCACCAGTTTCGGAACGTACAATCCGGATACCGATCAACTCTGTTTCTACGCCGACACCGCCGGCAGCTACATCATCATCGTAACAGCGACAGATTCCTGCGGAGCTTCAACGTCTGATACGACTACAGTAACGGTGGAATTGAACGAGGCGCCCTATGTCGACGCCGGTGACGATTTCGAAATCGGTCTGTGCGGACTCACCCAGGTTTGTTTCGACCTGACTGTTGGTGACCCCGATGGTAACCTGGTCACGATCCTTTCGAGTATGGGTACGTATGATCCGCTAACCGGCCAAGTCTGTTTCGATGTCGAGTACGACGGTACCTACGAACTTATTATTGAAGCTACCGATGAATGCGACGTGACGGCCGTCGACACTGTCCATGTGACGGTAACGTCCGGCGCCCCGCCATTTGTCGATCTGGGCGCCGACTTAGACCTCGGCCAATGTGAGCCGCGCGAAGTTTGTGTTGATGTCAATACGATTGACGTTTTCCAGTCGCTGACCACGACCCTTGGCGTCTATAACGAAACTACATCGCAAATCTGTTTTACCCCGGAAGGCGGCGGCGAGTACACTATGATCGTCACTGTGGTGGACTCCTGCGATCAAATGGCTGCGGACACAGTTAACATTTTGGTCGGCACCAACCGTCCGCCCATCGCCACCGGCATGCCGGACAGCACGGTCTACCTGTGCTATCCGCAGACCATCTGTCTGCCGATTGAAATCTCCGATCCCGACGGCAACATTCAGAGTATTAATGTGACCGGCGGTTCCTACAACGACGGCCAGGTCTGTTTCACACCATACGATAGCGGCACTTTCGAGATTATCGCCACGGTCACCGACAGTTGCGGTGAGACCGATGCCGACACCGCCTATGTTACGATCCGGACCGATCAGGGCATCCAGATTGTATGCCCCAACGATACTACCATATTCACCTGCGTGGGTGACACATTCTGTCTGCCCATCGGCGGGATTCCGGAAATTGCGGAAGTTAACGTGACGGGGATCAACACCTGGTTTGACGAGGAACTGCAAAGCATCTGCTTCTACTCCGAGTGTGGCAATACCAACAACGTAACCGTCGAGGTCACCACGCCGTGCGGCAGTCACAGTTGCAGCTTTACGGTAGTAATCGAGTGCAACCACGATCCGCTGGTGCTGCTGCCGCCGGACACGACTATGATGTTCTGTGGATCATCGGAGGTCTGTGTGCCGGTGGGTGTCTACGATCCGGACGGCAACCTGGTCGACGTAACCGTCGAAGGCGGACTGTACGATCCGCTTCACGGTCAGGTCTGCTTCAACGCCGACACCGCCGGTGAGTATACCATCGTTGTAACCGCCATAGATGAGTGCGGCGAGTTGGATTCCGATTCGATCAACGTTACCATTGAGTTCAACACGCCGCCGGTCATAATCTACGAATGGGCCGACAGTGTTATAGCCACCTGCGTTCCCGAAGTCTGTGTGCCGATTTCGTTCGGTGATGCCGAGGACAACCTGGTGGAAGTATTGACTGATGTTGGCTACTATGACGAATCTACCGGCGAGATCTGTTTCGTTGCCGAAACTTCCGGCCAGTACTGTGTCAGTGTTATTGCTATCGATGACTGCGACCTGGCTGATACGCTCAACGCCTGTGTGACCGTCGACATCGGTGAGTACGTACAGATCACCTGTCCCGAAGATACCGTGCAAGCCGAGCCGATCTGCGGCCCTGAAACTGTTTGCGTGCCGCTTGATATCATCGGCAACAACTACACGATCACAACATCATTCGGCAGCTACGCAGAAGGTGAACTGTGCTTCCAGGCCGACACTGCGGGAATCTATGAGATTACCGTCATCGGTACGGCCGACTGTAACAGCGATACCTGCGACATTCTGGTGAAGGTCATTATTCCGGATGAAGCAACGATCGCCTGTCCGGCCGATACCGCGCAGCTATTCTGCGGTCCCGATACACTGTGCTTTGACTTTACCGTATCGGCCGCCACGACCAGCGTGGCTGTCTCGGAACCGGCCTATTTGAGTGAAGGCATGGTCTGCGTACCGGTTCTCGAACCGGGTACGATAGAGGTTACGATGATTGCATCGTCCAACTGCAACGCCGACACCTGCGCTTTCACGGTAACGGCAACCTTCAACAGCCCGCCGTCGGTCGTGACAGGTCCCGACACTACCCTGACGGTGTGCGAACCTTATGAGGTTTGTATTCCGTTCACCGCCGACGACCCGGATGATAATATCATAGAGATTTCATCCACGCACGGTGACATTATCGACAACGAAGTCTGCTTCACCCCGGACGGTTTCGGTATTCATGAGGTCATCGTCTCGGTGCGTGATGCTTGCGGTGAAGCTGCCTACGATACTACTTTCGTGAATGTCCTGTCGGGCGGGTCACCGCTGATCGTCTGTCCGCCGACTACGGTGTTTGACACCCTTTGTGGTCCGGACTCAATTTGCATCACCATGCCGATCAGTCCTGCCAACGCGGAAGTTACGATCTCGCCCAATGGTTCATACAATCCCCAAACCGGCGCAATATGTGTTTATATCGACCAGACCGGTCTGTATAGCATCATGGTCACGGCCGAGGCTCAGTGTGGCATTGATACCTGCGTCTTCGATCTTGACGTACAGATTCCCGAGGCGCCGGTGGTATCTTGTCCTTCGAATGTCGATACGCTGCTCTGCCTGACCGAGCCGGTGGAACTTTGCTACCCGGTCTCGGCAACCGGGACCGATATCACTATTTCCGTGTCTTCGCCGGCTGTCTACTCAAACGGCCAGGTCTGTCTGCCGATTGAAGAACCGGGCACCCATGAAGTGACGGTGATCGCCACCGGTCGTTGTGAGGCGGATACCTGCACCACAACAATCAACGTCACGGCCGATCAGCCGCCTGAGCTATTCCTGCCGCAGGAGACGCTCACCTTTGACCGCTGTATCGATGATACGACCTTGATCTGCATTGATGGCATCTACGCCACCGACTTGGAAGGCGGGTTCACTCTGTCGCAGGTCTGCGGACCCGGCGATTTTGAACTGGTCACCGATGACTCAGGCAGGGTCTGCTTCCTGCCCGATGCCTTCGGACTCATCGAGTTCTGTTTTGAAGTCGACGACGGCTGCAACATCACCGATGGTTCCTTCTGGGTCGATATTCAGGAATTGCCGGACTGTGATGTCTGTGTCCGGATGTCTCTCAATAGTCATGAGTGTACGCCGGTGGGATTGATCAAGACGGTCGATCTGATGATCGAAGCTCGCGAGTACCTGGGTGGATTCGACGTCCTGTTGGCCTACGACGCATCGGTGATGGCTTTCACCTTCGCCACTATCGAAGGTTCTGCGGTCGACGGCTGGGAGTATTTCGAGTATCGCATAGGCGCCGCCGATTGTGGCCAGTCCTGCCCCTCGGGCCTGATTCGCTTTGTTGGTATCGCCGATATCAACAATGGTCCGCACCATCCGCCGCCGGACAGTCGACTGCCCCATGGTGTCCTGGTCGAGATGCAGTATCAGGTGGCCAATGACCAAAACCTGGGCGACCAGTTCCTGCCGATCAATTTCGCCTGGTACTCATGCGCCGACAACGCCTTCTCCGACACCTCAGGTAACGACCTGTTTGTGGACGTGCGCATCTTGAACGCCGAGGGCGGCATGATCTGGGATGAGTTGGACGACGTCAATTATCCCGAAGAATCCCGCCCCTTCGGGCTGGGCACGCGCGATGAGTGTTTTGGCGGCGGTAAAGTCGATCCAATCCGCTGCGTCGAATTCATCAACGGTGGCATCTGCGTCATCCACCCGGATTCAATTGACGATCGCGGCGACATCAACCTTAACGGCGTCCCCTATGAGATTGCCGACGCTGTGGTCTTCTCCAACTACTTCATTCATGGATTGGTCGTCTTTGTCGAAAACCTGGCCGGACAGATCGCCGCAACCGATGTCAACGCCGACGGTGTGACCCTCAGTGTGGCCGACCTGGTCTTGCTCATCCGGGTAATCGTAGGTGACGCCGATCCCATACCGAAACTGAATCCGTACCCCGAAGACCTGATTGTGTCGACTGAGGCGCTCGATGGACGATTGAATATCTCGACCGATGCCGTCAGTAACATTGGTGCCGCTTACTTCGTCTTTGATGTCGAACCCGGTACCGAAATAGAACAGCCCTCCCTGGCCGGCGCCGCCGACGACATGGACCTGTTGTACACCGTCGTTGACGGGGAACTCCGTGTGCTGATCTACAATCTGGGTACCAACCGGATTGAAGCGGGCGAGCATAGCCTCATTGAGATTCCCTTCTCAGGCGAGGCCGGACCGATTCTGAAGAGTCAGGAAATCGTCGACTACCATGGCCGTCCATACAACTGTGTCGGCAAGGGTGGCGCCTTGCCCACCGACTTTGGGCTGTCGCAAAACTACCCCAACCCGTTTAATCCGGCCACGACGATCAGTTTCTCGACACCGCAGGCGACAGCCTGGACCCTGCGAATCTACAACGTTACCGGCGCGCTGGTCCGTAGTTTCGAAGGTCAGGCCAATGCCGGCCACCAGTCGGTCACCTGGGATGGCCTCGATAGTCACGGTTCGGCATCGGCATCCGGTGTTTATTTCTATCGCCTCGATGCCGGCAGTTTCAACGATACCAAGAAGATGATTCTCTTGAAATAA
- a CDS encoding 23S rRNA (pseudouridine(1915)-N(3))-methyltransferase RlmH: MIKIRLIAIGKDKDTWVSEGCAHYEKLLSRWAEVSWTVLASEKAAKSLNPTQIKKREAPRITEKLGKGLHIALADNGRSYDSGGFAAQLEAWQGRSNGVISFIVGGAFGLDATVIAASDHVLSLSPMTFSHQLVRLVLLEQLYRGFSVLHNTDYHK, from the coding sequence TTGATTAAAATCCGTCTCATCGCCATCGGGAAGGATAAAGATACCTGGGTCAGCGAGGGCTGCGCCCACTATGAGAAACTGCTCTCACGCTGGGCTGAGGTTTCCTGGACGGTTCTTGCCTCGGAGAAGGCGGCGAAGAGCCTGAACCCGACGCAAATCAAGAAACGTGAGGCACCGCGAATCACCGAAAAACTCGGCAAGGGTCTTCACATCGCCCTTGCCGACAACGGCCGCAGTTACGACTCAGGTGGATTTGCCGCGCAGCTCGAAGCCTGGCAAGGTCGGTCAAACGGCGTCATCAGTTTCATCGTCGGTGGTGCCTTTGGGTTGGATGCAACAGTTATTGCCGCGTCGGATCACGTGCTGTCCTTGTCGCCGATGACATTCTCGCACCAGTTGGTGCGGCTGGTGTTGTTGGAACAACTATACCGCGGCTTCTCCGTTTTGCACAACACCGATTACCATAAATAG